The genome window ACCCAcacctatacaacaaaacatgTCAATTTAAAGCTGGACCAATGTGGGTTCGGCTAATGCGGCGACATCTCCGTTTAATACATTGAATACTTGTAAACCAGAAGTTTCATCATTGAGTTTTCTGGTTCCAAGCACTTCATCTAGCATAACTAGTTCAGTTCCACACATAGCTAATAACCGAgctactgaaatttcagcaagtatGCCACTAGTTCCATACAATACCGTGACGTATAGCACACCTCCCATACCTCCACAAGGTACCGGCATCCCTTATGTTCCATTACCGGATACTTACTTCAATGTGTCTCCACTAGATACTACACCTGCACAGCCTGTAGTGCCTCCGCAAAGTATTCCACAAAGTAGTACAAATCCTATTCGGCCCATGGCCGAACAACCTATGAGACGTGAGAGCATTAGAGAGGAGATGGGTAGTCTTTTGAAGGAGCACTTTGGGGTAGAATCTAAAGGGAGGGCACGTGTTTATCAAAAACCATATTCTGATTATTATGATACGATTCCATATCCCAATGGGTTTAAGGTTTCTGATTTTGTCAAGTTTAATGGGGAGGATAGTAGAACCACAATGGAACACACATGGCAATTTTTTGCACAATGTGGTGATGCCAGTAGTAGCGATGCTTGTCGTTTGCGTTTATTTCCTTTATCACTTTTCGACAATGTATTTACTTAGTTTACTTCGCTTGCAACTAATTCTATTTATACATGGGCACCACTTGAGCAAAAGTTTCATGAATACTTTTATACTTGAGACACGGAGTTGAGGTTAATTCATTTGACATCGGTTACACAAAAGTATAATGAGTCTGTTTCTGAATATATTAGAAGATTTAGAGGTACTAAAAACCGATGTTTCAATGTTTCGCTCTTACGATAGAGATCTAATTGAGTTAGCTTTTGCCGGGTTGCATGCACACATCAAAGATAGGTTAGAGGGGCAAGAATTTTCAGATGTGAACCAAGTTTTACAGCGGGCTCTGGCTAAAGAAAGTCATGCCAAAGAACATAGAAATGTTCAAAGGTTTAGTGAAAAACACAAGGTGGATCGTCGAGGTGTTAATGTAGTTGAATATGAGGACGATTCGTTGGATGATGATAGCATAGATGTGTGTGTAGCCGAATGGACATGGAAATCCAAATCTAAGCCATTTGTGTGCTCCGCATTGAAGCCGACCCCACAAAACAATCggcaagaagagatgaaattcaCATTCGATATCACTAAATATGATAGGATATTTGATCTCTTGttacaagaaaaacaaattagttTGTCTCCTAACCATGTTATTCcatcacttgaggagattaagAATCATGTATATTGTAAATGacataattcatattctcacgctactaatgattgcaatgttttccgtcgacagattcaatcggctattaatgaaggacgattgaagtttgctgAAAAGTCTAACATGAAGCTAGATGATGATCCATTCCCTGTCAACATGATGAGCTTTGAAGGGAAGAAGGTCTTGGTTTAGCTGTTTCAAGCCGAATCGACTAAAGGCAAGAGTGTGATCATTAATGATAATAATGTAAGGTCAAAgatgatcaaacctaaaagtCTAGAAATTGACAGTTGGAAAGTGAATGAAGATAAGAACAAAGCTATTAAGAAGCATGAGAAGCCAAAACTTACATTTGATACACTTTTGTCTAAGTATGAGAGTGGCAAGGCCAGCCAAAAAAGGGGCAGGCGGCCCAATGCTCTTAAACGTCCAAGATCACCTCCGAAGCGTGAGTttaaagggaggaggaggcaatgggAGGATAATATTGCAGCAGCTTCGTTCTCTCCTTTCAGGCCACCAATGCCTATGATGTGGGGATCTCCTCCGATGGTTTTTCCTCCATGTCTGTCGTGGGGTTGGTGTGCACCTTGGGCACTACCTTCTATGCCATTTGCACCATTTCACCCGGGGTGGACAGCACCACAACCTTCGGCGTTCGATAGACTATCTCGTGCTAAACAAGACCAGTTTGATCCCAAAAATCAGTCAAATGATAGGAGGGATAGGAGACATATTAAGAAGGTCTATCGTGTGAAGAACACGAGTGTTTCTAACCTAGGAGTCTCTCACATTCCCAAAAGAGGAGGCTACAAAAGTTATGAAAACAAGAGTTGAGAAAAGCACAAGCTGAAGAGGTGAGAGATCAAATATTCAATGAAATCAAGCCGATGATGCCTATTCGGCAAGAATGGAGAGTAGCCTATTGTGACAtctagtgatgatgaagatgatatgctaGGAGACTCTCCAATTCTTAGAGATGACACTCCACCACATGATAATATAGATATCAATATGTTTTTTGTTTTACCTTCAGATTTTCGGGTTGTTGATGAAGAGGTTGCTCAACTAAATCTTGGTCCGAAGGAAGCTATATTTGAAAAGCCCAAAGAATCAAGCCAATATTTGAGACCATTATATGTCAAGGGGCATATTGATGGAAGGCCGATTTCAAGAATGCTAGTGGATGTTGGAGGCACCGTGAATCTAATGCCATATTCAGTTTTCAAGAAGCTaggaaaagaagacaaagatTGATGCTTAATGGCTGCACCGGCGAGCCTACGGAGGCAAAAGGCGTAATTTTCATGGAGCTCACTGTTGGGAGCAAGATGGTCCCTACGACCTTCTTTGTCACCGACGTGCAAGGTAACTACAACGTTTTATTAGGCCGTGATTGGATTCGTGCAAATCGTTATGTACCTTCTAGTTTGCACCAATTTTTGATACAATAGCTAGACTATGAAATAGAGGTTGTATATGTGGATACATCAACTTTTGTTGCTTCAGCCAATGTTTCAGTAGATTGGCAACATGGGAATGCACATTATCTCTCCGGTCAAGATTTTTCGgggtatgattttcttagtgttactAGAGATGGTTTTGTACCCGTGTCTGTACAACCAATTTCTTCATCTCGGCTTAGGTAATTTAGAATGGTTGCAACAGCGTGTGGAGCAATATCGGTTTGAAAAGAACGATATTTATGAgactattgatgattttgatgagataGAAAAGCTAGTACAAGGTTTTTCGTCGGTTGATCCAttagaagaggtagatataggaTATGGTATTGTTCCTAGGCCGACATTTGTGAatcaaaatatgcatgatgttCAGAAAGTTGAAATGATTGCATTACTCAAATAATATATCGATTGTTTCgcttgggagtatcatgagatgtCGGGACTTAGTTGTGAGCTTGTAGAGCATCGGCTTCCCATAAAGTCGGGTTTTAGACCTCACAAACAACCGGCTAGaaagtttaatcctaacatgtatgggcgaatcaaagaaaaaataagCCGGTTGCTCGCAGTGGAGTTTATTCTTCCTTGTAGATATGCTGAAtggatatctaatattgtcccgGTTGAGAAGAAATATAGTCATAAATTGAGAGTATGCATTGTTATCAAATTGGATGCTATGGATAGTCATTTAGCCGATTTAcgtttagcttttgaaagaatgTGTCGGTATGGTTTAAAGATGAATCCACTTAAGCGTGCTTTTGGTGTATCGGCGGGCAAATTCTTAGGTTTCATAATACATAAAAGAGGGATAGAGATAGATTCTAACAAAATAGCAGCCATAGATAAGTTAGGAGCGCCATAATCAAAGAGAGATGCCCAAAAAATGCTAAGAAAAGTAAATTAGTTGAGGTGTTTCATATCTAATTTATTGGGCAAGATTAGTACTTTTACTCCCATATTTTGGTTAAAGAAAGAAGCCGATTTTACTTGGGGGGCAGAACATCAACGAGATTTTGatgacataaaaaatatttgtcatcGCCTCCTGTGTTAATGGCGCCTAAGGTTGGGATTCCGTTTCGGCTATATGTTGCTGCACAAGAGACTATAACAGGTGTTGTTCTTACACAAGAAAGCGAAGGGAAAGAATATGCGATCACTTATTTGAGTCGGCGTCTCTTGGATCCAGAAACAAGGTATgcatttattgaaaaattatgtttatttttatactatgtATGCACCAAATTGAGACATTATTTGCTTTCTAGTACTTATATGGTTGCATGCCAACCGATGCTATTAAGTACATATTGCAAAAGCCGATTTTGAGTAGTAGAATCGGGAAGTGGTCTCATAGTTGGAAAGATTCTTTTAAAGTTGTAGGAATTGTGCCTGAAAATTCATACATGCAGCAATTTGTACAAGGAGACAAAATGCCTCACGCTATCAATGggaaatacttgaagaaatattatccgAGCATTTTACAAGATGTTTGAGAAGGTAACTATACATGTCCGATGTAATTTACTATCATCCTAAGATATATCATTGTACGTGGCCGGTGTGAATATCATCGCCCTTAGAACATACATATATGGCCGATATGTTGTTTGTATCGCTCTAAGTCTTAACTTGGAATAGAAGATGAGATATTCGTGATTTTcctgtgtaaaaatattttttggtgcgcaagctttaccaaaaaataggagggcatgtgttgatagcaaaaaatggcacGGCCAGATTTTTTATACagtggatagtccagtgatcaatgCCGTgtcatcgccggactatccggtgcttatAGTTCGATTTTGGCCAGAAGACATACTTTTtggaaaaaatagtccggtgaggggctcattgaacaccggattattcaGAGAATGGGATGAGAATTTGGTACAGCAAATcatgctctctgtataaaataatCTGACGAATGATCCAGTGAAaacgccagactatccggtgtgtagaaagTTAATTTGCGTcgaaaacttgctctctggaagaaatagtctggtgaaGATTTCGaagtatcaccggactattcggtgtgtaGAAGGTCAATTTGTGGCGAAAACTTGCTCTCTAAAAGAAATAGTCCGATAGAGATTTCGAGGTATCACCGTCCGGTGAGAAAAAGAAGGTTTTTAGCCAAAAAATGTTCTTTGGTAAAAATTATTCGGTGAGATCTTTGATGATCACCGAATCACCGGACTAGTTTGGATGGTAGTTCTTTATCGACTTACTCCTAAATCGTCCGAGTAGCGATTCCTATAGATGTCGATCCAAGCTTGCTTGTAAATAAGCCACACGTCGCTGAAAAAACGACGAATATCCTGAACGGACCCGTGCTAACGAGATGTTACCTAATTACACGCCAAACATAAATGTCGGCTCctgttttgaatttgaatacaCGGTGGTCATGGAAAAAGAATACGAGCCTGTGCTGTTTGGTCCGAGAAAAAGGCATGTGGTACCGATTTTGAGTTGAGCGATAAAGCTGTAATTGTGAGGCCTAGGCTGTACTTGTGTGACAGTTGGCGAGCTTCTGCATGGCATTTGGTGAAGTTTCCTTTTGGTTTTCCGGTGGGATGACCACATCGCATGATCACATCTCGGTAATGGATTTTCGCATGTTAAAGCTGCTGCGGTTGATTTGAATGGTTTTCCAGATTTTGTAGCTATTGCggtgggaaaaagaaaaagaaaaagaaattacaattcgattgattgattgattgatagaTACAGCAGCAGAGGAACAGTCCCTTGCTTTTAATATACTACTCCTACTCAGTCAGTagtatttgtttttgtttgggCTGTTCCTCCTCTGCTCATAAACCTTGTaaccttccttccttccttccttccttgttAGGTCAGCTCAGCTCAGGTTGCCTTCCTTCCTTTATCATGTGTTTAGTTCGCTGTTCAACACTAGCAAGACAAGACAAGACGACCCAAGGCCAAGGGGATTGGATTGGAGGGGAGGTTTCCTCTTCGATATCTTTTCGTCGGGGTGAGTAGAGCTGCCGTGGATTTGGATAAAGGAGGGAGGATGGCGGCGCGGACCAACTGGGAGGCCGATAAGATGTGCGTCCTTCCCTCTCTCGATCTCGATGCACTCTACTTACTGCTTTGCTATGATCCTTGTACCTGATTGGATTCGATGGGATCCTTGTCTTGTGCTGCTGCAATTCGATTCGATTCGATTCGATTCGATTCGCAGGCTGGATGTGTACATCTACGACTACCTTGTGAAGCGCAACCTGCAGGCCACCGCCAAGGCCTTCATCACCGAGGGCGAGGTCGCCACCGATCCCGTCGCCATCGATGCTCCGGGGGGATTTCTCTTCGAGTGGTGGTCAATCTTCTGGGATATCTTCCATTCCACCAAATCATCCACCACGACTCCACAAGCTCCTCTTCCACAACTACAAGCAGGCACCGGCATCGGCAGCGGCAccacgcctcctcctcctccttcccctgATGTAGTAGTATCAGAAATAACAACCCCTCCCTTTTCACCCATCCATGCATCACAAATAACTTAACTTTGTCCTACTTATTCCAGATTAAGTCGAGGGAACAACAGATGAAGCTCCACCTACTGCAACAGCAGCACGCCCATCTCCACAGAAGAGATCCGTCCCTTAATGCCGCCATGAATGCCCTCAACTCTTCTGATGTCTCCGCGGTCCTCGCTTCCAAGATGATGGAGGATCGAATGAGGAACCCCAACCCTGTCGACTCCGAGGCATCCCAACAGCTCCTAGACGCTAATAGGATTGCTCTTCTCAAGTCCGCAACCAACCAAACAGGGTAATCGTTTTTTGGTACCAAAGCCATCCGGACAACTCTGATATTTCTATCCTTATAATTACTTATTGTCCTTATAGGCTACTGGTTCATGGTGCTACCTCTGTCAATATGCCACCTATGCACCAGATTCAGTCATCAAGAAACCAGCAACTTGTAAGATACTATATCTTCTTCTTGTAACTCATTTCTCTTTACAACCTTATTTATTATTGTAGCCTTTTACTGCTTCTGCACTTCTTATATTCTGTTAAACGATCAATCTTAAAGGACATCAAAGGTGAAGTTGCTATGTCACAAAGAACAATGCCTACGGACCCTTCTTCGTTATATGGATCAGGGATGATGCAGTCAAAACCTGGACTAGTTGCGGCTGGTTAGTATATTACTAATTTCTTGACATTATAGATTTCTTCTGCTCTCTGTATTTCTCACTGAATAAAACAGTGATCTGTACTGGTGAAAATGGGCCCACCAGGCTTTCATAACAAAAGGCCCGCCAGTAAAGTTATGGGCCAGAGCATTAGTGCCCTCAGGGGTGGATGTGTTTTCCAGTGTGCACTTTTAATACTATGTTGTAGCCATTTATTTTGTTTGTAAAAGATCACTGTTTCCAGCTAATACTATTAACCGGCTTAATAATAATTTTCTTACAATTCATTTCCCTCCACTCAGGACTAAACCAAGGTGTTGGGAGTGTACCACTGAAAGGCTGGCCTCTAACTGTGAGTTCATATTCCTTTCCATGTTTGCAGACTCTTCTGCTTTGGATGCTTACATCTTTTCTGTTGTTTGCTAAAGGTCCCAGGTATTGACCAACTCCGGTCAAATTTAGGTGTGCAGAAACAGCTCATGCCATCTTCAAACCAATTCCAACTTTTATCGCCACATCAACAGTTGATTGCTCAAGCACAAACGCAGAATGACCTTGCTAGAATGGGTTCTCCAGCACCATCTGGTTCGCCGAATGTTCGATCAGATGATCCAGATTTTCTGATGAAGGTCAGTTGTAACAAGTTTCGATAAACCTTGTAAAGCATGTGCCGAAACATAATGTCTGTCAATGCAAAtaaacttattcttttgttccttttttttttacctaagATGTTTGCCCTTTTCAATTAAACTTTCCATATTTTACTGGGTCACCTTCTTTCTCCTGTTTCTCGTTATGGAAATGGTATTGATAAGGCTCGCATTTACCTTATATGTCCTTTCACCGGTATTTTATGCTTGCTGTCATTGACTATCACGCATTGTCTGCAATATTTAGTTGAAAGGGCCCCAGATGCAGCAGTCCTCAGGCCACCGGCTTATGGAATTGCAACAGCAGCACCAGCAATTGCAACAGGTAGCATGGAATAATTAGCTTGATATGGCAAAGAAGAATCTTAAGTTTTGTCGCTCCTGGCAGATAGTTATGGAATTTTCCATATTTCTTGACATCCAGAATACTAGAAAGCGGAAGCCAACTTCTTCTGGAGCAGCTAATAGTACTGGCACAGGAAATACTGTTGGGCCTTCTCCACCATCAACTCCATCCACTCAAACTGCTGGTGGTGGAGTACCAGCAGCTAGCAACGTTAACATTGTACTGAGGAGTTCAATGATTTGCGGCGCAGATGGAACCAGTGGCCTTGCATCATCCTCAAACCAGATGGTATAATTCGTTGCTCTGCTCTTGTATTGATGTTTTCAATTTTTGGGAGTCGGTTTGTGCTCAAGCCAATTCTTTTACTGACAGGATAATTTGGATAGTTTTGTCGATTTCGATGAAAATGTTGATTCATTTTTGTCAAATGATGATGGAGATGGAAGAGACATGTTCGCTGCATTGAAGAAAGGGTCTTCGGAGCACAATTCAGACTCTTTTAAGAGTAAATAGTCTAACCTCCCGAATTTTGTTGTGCTCTGAAGAAAATGGTTAGAAGCTGTTCATTCTTGTGTAGGTCTCTCTTTGAATGAGGTTGGTAATAACCGTACAAGCAACAACAAGGTTGTTTGCTGTCACTTCTCTACAGATGGGAAGTTACTGGCTAGTGCTGGTCACGAGAAAAAGGTAAAATGTTTTAAACTTAGGAATATATCAAATAATTTCTATTGCTGCAAGTTGTTGGCTTGTACCAGATGGTTTAAAAGATTAATGCTGTCTTTGTCTTATGAACCCATCATTTTTTAAAGGGGAAATTGCATATTTTCCACTCATAAAGATCCCCAACTGCACATTCGCCATTATAAAAAGTCCATCTGCAAATTTGTCACTAAAAGGTGCACAAATCCATTCCATGTGCCACTACAATGTCTCAGCTGTTATGTCCTGctatttttcttcacaaaaacaaatgaaaataaaaaaacagcaTAGAATAGAACAAGGAAATGGCAAAATCGCCCATTCTCTTCATCCTTATCCTCTATTCCTCATCCCAGTTCGTATCTCCCCAACTCTAAGAGGTTGggcgaggccggcgacgagatTGGCCTGTGGACGAGCTTGGCGAAGAGAGCGAACTCAGTAGCGGGGTGGCCAGCTTGGCCACGGGAGCCGCAGGGGCCGATGGCACGTGGGTGGATTTGGGGCAGGACCACTCGTCTCCCGGCCACAGTTGCCTGTCTGACCCTCCCTCGGCTCCCCTCCTGCAACTCTCCTTCTCACCTCCGACGATGCTCTCCATCTCCTCTCCCATACACTGGCGGCGTTTTGAGCGTGAAAGGGAAGGGCTAGAGGTGCCGCGGGAGGCCAGGAAGCGAGCCGCTAGCGGCGGCAGGAGGACCTGTAGGCGGCCGGGCTATCTGAGGCCAGGA of Phragmites australis chromosome 3, lpPhrAust1.1, whole genome shotgun sequence contains these proteins:
- the LOC133913852 gene encoding transcriptional corepressor LEUNIG_HOMOLOG-like isoform X2, producing the protein MAARTNWEADKMLDVYIYDYLVKRNLQATAKAFITEGEVATDPVAIDAPGGFLFEWWSIFWDIFHSTKSSTTTPQAPLPQLQAGTGIGSGTTPPPPPSPDIKSREQQMKLHLLQQQHAHLHRRDPSLNAAMNALNSSDVSAVLASKMMEDRMRNPNPVDSEASQQLLDANRIALLKSATNQTGLLVHGATSVNMPPMHQIQSSRNQQLDIKGEVAMSQRTMPTDPSSLYGSGMMQSKPGLVAAGLNQGVGSVPLKGWPLTVPGIDQLRSNLGVQKQLMPSSNQFQLLSPHQQLIAQAQTQNDLARMGSPAPSGSPNVRSDDPDFLMKLKGPQMQQSSGHRLMELQQQHQQLQQNTRKRKPTSSGAANSTGTGNTVGPSPPSTPSTQTAGGGVPAASNVNIVLRSSMICGADGTSGLASSSNQMDNLDSFVDFDENVDSFLSNDDGDGRDMFAALKKGSSEHNSDSFKSLSLNEVGNNRTSNNKVVCCHFSTDGKLLASAGHEKKVFLWNMDNFKMDTKIEDHTNFITDIRFKTNSTQLATSSSDGTVRLWNAADESGALQTFHGHSSHVTSVDFHPRLTEVLCSCDDNGEIRFWKVGQSTASHVFRAKQGGTGRVRFQPRSGKFLAVAAGSMVNIFDVEKQANLHSPPKGHNSEVNCVCWDESGEYLASVSQDTVKVWSVASGACIHELRSHGNQYQSCIFHPRYPKVLIVGGYQTLELWSLSDNQSNPIQAHEGLVAALAHSPFTGMIASGSHDRYVKLWK
- the LOC133913852 gene encoding transcriptional corepressor LEUNIG_HOMOLOG-like isoform X1, with the protein product MAARTNWEADKMLDVYIYDYLVKRNLQATAKAFITEGEVATDPVAIDAPGGFLFEWWSIFWDIFHSTKSSTTTPQAPLPQLQAGTGIGSGTTPPPPPSPDVIKSREQQMKLHLLQQQHAHLHRRDPSLNAAMNALNSSDVSAVLASKMMEDRMRNPNPVDSEASQQLLDANRIALLKSATNQTGLLVHGATSVNMPPMHQIQSSRNQQLDIKGEVAMSQRTMPTDPSSLYGSGMMQSKPGLVAAGLNQGVGSVPLKGWPLTVPGIDQLRSNLGVQKQLMPSSNQFQLLSPHQQLIAQAQTQNDLARMGSPAPSGSPNVRSDDPDFLMKLKGPQMQQSSGHRLMELQQQHQQLQQNTRKRKPTSSGAANSTGTGNTVGPSPPSTPSTQTAGGGVPAASNVNIVLRSSMICGADGTSGLASSSNQMDNLDSFVDFDENVDSFLSNDDGDGRDMFAALKKGSSEHNSDSFKSLSLNEVGNNRTSNNKVVCCHFSTDGKLLASAGHEKKVFLWNMDNFKMDTKIEDHTNFITDIRFKTNSTQLATSSSDGTVRLWNAADESGALQTFHGHSSHVTSVDFHPRLTEVLCSCDDNGEIRFWKVGQSTASHVFRAKQGGTGRVRFQPRSGKFLAVAAGSMVNIFDVEKQANLHSPPKGHNSEVNCVCWDESGEYLASVSQDTVKVWSVASGACIHELRSHGNQYQSCIFHPRYPKVLIVGGYQTLELWSLSDNQSNPIQAHEGLVAALAHSPFTGMIASGSHDRYVKLWK